A single region of the Bradysia coprophila strain Holo2 unplaced genomic scaffold, BU_Bcop_v1 contig_235, whole genome shotgun sequence genome encodes:
- the LOC119077339 gene encoding uncharacterized protein LOC119077339: MNFRKIQTNIIIETVVFLCIVGHLTPIIVNGQYQTPNNQCGGRFRTVNGTIDFHYNTETNPDPDMKKVCVWTIIPYPFQRYIEVTVDSSSLTCNANNDRLGFTWLNESSSAKPVTQASTCEPIHIKNEGSVLIVVLISESSKQNTGFKLTWRGTGFYSRIRFVTAYNSYGKPSVQPIPYFGAGFIGNSLSTFAFPTGNRTDGHTMEMIISPVKLQTDIYTDCPGLGRGDWINKECSLLMVFLIENDGTLKVHSTFTDSTSDYTELRNENGFYMVFWGGNRYAATGGGSLMLNYTSIRN, encoded by the exons atgaatttccgaaaaattcagACCAATATCATAATTGAGACAGTGGTTTTTCTGTGTATCGTTGGACATCTAACTCCGATTATTGTAAACGGCCAATATCAGACTCCCAACA ATCAATGCGGTGGACGTTTTCGAACAGTGAATGG AACAATCGACTTTCATTACAACACCGAAACGAATCCCGATCCCGACATGAAAAAGGTTTGTGTGTGGACAATAATTCCATACCCATTTCAAAGATACATCGAAGTAACGGTCGATTCCAGTTCTCTGACGTGCAACGCCAACAACGATCGCCTCGGCTTCACTTGGCTTAATGAAAGTAGCTCAGCAAAGCCAGTCACTCA AGCATCAACTTGCGAACCGATCCACATAAAAAACGAAGGCAGTGTGTTGATCGTCGTACTGATTAGTGAGTCGTCCAAACAAAACACCGGATTCAAGCTGACATGGCGCGGAACCGGGTTTTACAGTCGGATCCGATTTGTTACCGCATATAATTCGTATGGAAAGCCATCCGTACAGCCGATTCCATACTTTGGAGCCGGCTTCATTGGTAACTCTTTGTCTACGTTCGCTTTTCCAACGGGAAATCGAACTGATGGGCACACTATGGAGATGATAATTAGTCCTGTCAAGCTACAAACGGATATATATACAGACTGTCCTGGATTAGGCCGAGGCGATTGGATAAACAAAGAGTGTAGCCTGCTGATGGTATTTTTGATTGAGAATGATGGCACTCTGAAGGTTCATTCAAC ATTCACTGATAGCACATCGGATTACACGGAGCTTAGAAACGAGAACGGATTTTACATGGTCTTTTGGGGAGGAAATCGTTACGCTGCTACGGGTGGAGGGTCACTGATGCTCAATTACACTTCAATTcgcaattga
- the LOC119077314 gene encoding protein artichoke-like has protein sequence MSNLGLNQRYHLLCLAFAIIIIDRIHIGTAIECGTVNLFRELISGGNEVLRDEWPFIAALHYSGSLKYFCGGTIISNKHVLTAAHCIHGKFSNVILSPDELTVRLGAYNLTATNESGVVNRNVTQIHVHPDWNVLEEKYDADIAILVLNENVTFSSQIRPVCVPMDDDTIEGDKGTVVGWGLTENGTAEGIPRQTDSMALNDSYCYRADNVIARYSSERSFCGVGSGTPNKGDSGGGYFVIIGSAWVQCGIVSVVRTNTIGQVAIGSFAIYTKLTSFTRWINETVRQSGSSVSEATIKINLHCTYQWNSDGIYGCWLLDLNIRKPNFLANSVTGSHKREQKDRDVERIAFVGGVMHFLPDNVGRMFKNLKYLSVEKTRSVSIDTKRICRSNFQNLEHLEGIRLLHNVIEELDEDSLWDLPNLRSIELNNNMLKLLHASTFSRNSKLTKVFVYSNVLKALPPTLFENNSLLEVIVFSGNSIETIADGIFDANINLKIVSLAVNRLESVGSNLFRNNSELESVDFSNNALKTIDEQTFSTNFKLSALFLASNELESIPPQLLQNKTLMKVINFGKNLLKSIDDRLFETNIRLSEIYLWSNELKVLPRHLFHNNSALEVVDLGKNLIETIDETLFENNALLRKVSLASNRLDALPGHLFQHNSHLELVNVRGNFLVEMNEHTFEANEMLREVYLEGNFLPFLPIELFTNNSRLEIVDLGNNSLEAIDERIFNHNLNLRQIYLSDNILDTLPTNLFERMEYLEIIDLSANFIETIDGNIFRTNLGLTKISFEGNRLQSLPRKLFRRNKLLRHIDFRGNSLKVIGIDFTKIKSAFHINLYKNVCVDAVFYNANDSATFFRNKFENLTQFQGIITANCSYAKKRPSSDTIWIE, from the exons atgtcGAATCTTGGGCTGAACCAACGTTATCACTTACTGTGCTTAGCCTTCGCGATAATCATCATTGACCGAATCCACATTGGGACTGCCATCGAATGTGGCAcggtaaatttatttcgtGAACTCATCTCAGGTGGAAATGAAGTGCTTCGAGACGAGTGGCCGTTTATTGCGGCGCTGCATTATTCTGGCTCATTAAAGTACTTCTGTGGCGGTACAATAATATCCAACAAGCATGTGCTCACAG CCGCCCATTGCATCCACGGGAAGTTTTCAAATGTTATTCTTTCGCCTGATGAGTTGACGGTACGTCTTGGAGCTTACAATCTTACAGCGACAAATGAGTCTGGAGTTGTTAACAGAAATGTTACTCAAATTCATGTACATCCCGATTGGAACGTACTCGAAGAGAAATATGACGCAGACATTGCCATTTTGGTTCTCAacgaaaatgttacattttcaagTCAAATTCGTCCAGTTTGCGTGCCCATGGATGATGATACCATTGAAGGAGATAAAGGAACGGTGGTCGGCTGGGGTTTAACGGAAAATGGAACTGCTGAAGGAATTCCAAGACAAACCGACTCAATGGCCTTGAATGATTCGTACTGTTACAGAGCCGATAATGTTATTGCAAG GTACTCTTCGGAACGTTCGTTTTGCGGGGTGGGTAGCGGAACACCCAACAAAGGCGATTCTGGCGGCGGTTATTTTGTGATCATTGGCTCCGCTTGGGTTCAATGTGGAATTGTATCAGTGGTTCGCACAAACACTATCGGACAAGTTGCTATTGGCTCATTTGCCATCTACACGAAGTTAACGTCCTTCACACGCTGGATAAACGAAACTGTTAGACAATCCGGAAGTTCGGTAAGCGAAGCAACAATTAAAATCAATCTGCACTGCACTTATCAGTGGAACAGTGATGGGATTTATGGTTGCTGGCTGCTTGATTTGAATATTCGAAAACCGAATTTTCTGGCAAATTCTGTCACCGGTTCTCATAAACGTGAACAGAAGGATAGGGATGTTGAGCGGATTGCATTTGTGGGTGGTGTAATGCATTTTCTTCCTGATAATGTTGGACGTATGTTCAAGAACCTAAAGTACCTCAGTGTAGAAAAGACGAGGTCAGTGTCGATTGATACCAAGCGCATCTGTCGGTCAAATTTCCAGAACTTAGAACATTTGGAAGGCATTCGATTGTTGCATAATGTCATTGAGGAATTAGATGAAGATTCTCTGTGGGATCTGCCGAATTTACGATCAATTGAACTCAACAATAATATGCTCAAATTACTGCATGCGTCTACATTCAGCAGAAATTCGAAACTGACGAAAGTGTTCGTTTACTCGAATGTCTTAAAAGCGTTGCCGCCGACTTTATTCGAAAACAATTCCTTGCTGGAAGTGATTGTCTTCAGTGGAAATTCCATTGAGACGATAGCCGATGGAATTTTCGATGCGAATATCAACCTGAAAATAGTTTCTCTTGCAGTAAATCGTTTGGAATCGGTTGGCagcaatttatttcgaaataacTCAGAATTGGAATCCGTCGATTTCTCTAACAATGCTCTCAAGACCATTGACGAACAAACCTTTAGCACCAATTTCAAACTTAGTGCACTTTTCCTCGCATCAAATGAGTTGGAATCTATTCCCCCACAGCTATTGCAGAACAAAACGCTGATGAAGGTAATCAATTtcggaaaaaatttattgaaatccaTAGACGACCGATTGTTCGAAACAAACATAAGGCTCAGTGAGATCTATTTGTGGTCAAATGAGCTGAAAGTTCTGCCCAGACATTTATTCCACAACAATTCAGCATTGGAAGTGGTCGATCTTGGTAAGAATCTCATCGAGACAATAGATGAAACTCTCTTCGAAAACAACGCCCTACTTCGAAAAGTCTCTTTAGCGTCCAATCGCTTAGATGCATTGCCCGGTCACTTGTTCCAACATAATTCACATCTTGAATTGGTAAATGTTCGAGGCAATTTCTTGGTGGAAATGAACGAACACACTTTCGAAGCGAATGAAATGCTGAGAGAAGTCTATTTGGAAGGAAATTTTCTCCCATTTCTACCCATCGAATTATTCACAAATAATTCACGGCTAGAGATCGTTGATTTGGGCAATAATTCATTGGAAGCAATAGATGAGCGAATTTTCAACCATAACCTGAATCTCCGTCAGATCTATCTATCGGACAATATATTGGATACCCTACCGACAAACCTGTTTGAACGAATGGAGTATCTGGAAATCATTGATCTGTCcgcaaatttcattgaaacaaTTGACGGAAATATTTTCCGCACAAATTTAGGACTCACGAAAATCTCTTTCGAAGGAAACCGATTGCAATCGCTGCCGAGGAAATTATTCCGAAGAAACAAATTGTTGCGACACATCGACTTCCGCGGCAATTCCTTGAAGGTTATTGGAATTGATTTCACTAAAATTAAGAGTGCTTTTCACATCAATCtctacaaaaatgtttgcgtAGACGCCGTGTTTTACAATGCTAACGATTCGGCGACATTTTTTCgcaacaaatttgaaaatctgacaCAATTTCAAGGCATAATCACAGCTAACTGTTCGTATGCTAAAAAGCGTCCATCATCTGATACCATTTGGATAGAATAA
- the LOC119077329 gene encoding carboxypeptidase N subunit 2-like yields MKICAIILLLVTAAESFLNCTYSLNHITYQCDLTIINPNGLNNFTEIGGVHLENFTNDEVTRLLVMRNADSISTNVPSIICATFPNLAWIELTTIGLTEIGDDDIASCSQLVRLRLGSNNIRAISGNALMRLAGLEEISFGRNNLTTLPENVFVNQINLQRLDLQFNPLDTIPDGLLQPLEKLDTFFITSIDEVKSQWFVNTRLQTLWVTDSRVAALPDSFIGLENVRTFLFINNEISEIRSGGFSGLTKLEVLYLNGNKLTELQADTFLGLKNLIHLFVSNNPIELINENAFRGLDSLSTLNMEVCRLRQIQSNSFHHLPRLTSISLSINQIEELPEGVFSAFDLRSISVSQNQLQSLHRNSFGSLRNLDWFAVGSNNIQAVNATIIDDAVRLNNFFFFDNSCASFSSRDFVANRTELLPELKDCFDNYETLLIQQPMVMGKQQPSLQLKRSGRDHNLGYLVHPVK; encoded by the exons ATGAAAATTTGTGCAATTATCTTGTTACTTGTGACTGCTGCAGAGTCTTTCTTAAATTGTACCTACTCTCTGAATCATATCACATACCAATGTGACTTAACAATCATCAATccaaatggattaaataactTTACCGAAATTGGAGGCGTTCATCTGGAGAACTTCACAAATGATGAAGTAACAAGGCTCTTAGTCATGCGTAACGCTGACAGTATTAGCACCAATGTACCGAGTATCATTTGTGCCACATTTCCAAATCTCGCCTGGATTGAGCTAACTACCATTGGACTGACTGAAATCGGTGATGATGATATCGCTAGTTGTTCACAACTCGTTCGTCTTCGTTTGGGTTCCAACAACATCAGAGCGATTTCTGGAAACGCATTGATGAGACTGGCTGGTCTTGAGGAAATTAGTTTCGGTCGCAATAATCTTACGACACTTCCGGAAAATGTGTTTGTCAATCAAATAAATCTGCAACGTTTGGACCTCCAATTCAATCCGTTGGACACCATTCCTGACGGCCTTCTCCAACCTCTCGAAAAGCTTGATACGTTTTTCATCACAAGCATTGATGAGGTGAAGAGCCAATGGTTTGTTAACACAAGACTACAGACTTTATGGGTGACAGATAGTAGAGTTGCTGCGTTACCCGACAGTTTTATTGGATTGGAAAATGTACGAACATTCCTTTTTATTAACAACGAAATCAGCGAGATCCGATCTGGCGGATTCAGCGGACTAACAAAACTTGAAGTATTATACCTAAATGGCAACAAGTTAACTGAACTCCAAGCAGACACATTCTTAGGACTCAAAAATTTGATCCATCTGTTCGTCAGCAATAATCCAATcgaattaattaatgaaaacgCTTTTCGAGGACTTGATAGCCTGTCGACGCTAAACATGGAAGTCTGTCGATTACGCCAAATTCAGTCAAATTCGTTCCATCATCTGCCTAGACTGACTTCAATCTCTCTATCCATCAACCAAATTGAAGAACTTCCAGAAGGTGTTTTCAGCGCATTCGATCTACGAAGCATTAGCGTATCGCAGAATCAGCTTCAAAGTCTCCACAGAAATAGTTTCGGGTCATTAAGGAATTTAGACTGGTTTGCGGTGGGTTCGAATAACATCCAAGCAGTTAATGCAACAATCATTGATGATGCCGTTCggctaaataattttttcttcttcgacAATTCGTGTGCAAGTTTCAGTTCTAGAGACTTCGTAGCCAATCGGACTGAACTGCTGCCGGAACTTAAGGATTGTTTCGACAACTATGAAACATTATTG ATACAACAACCGATGGTAATGGGGAAACAACAACCGTCTCTACAGTTAAAAAGAAGCGGGAGAGACCACAACCTAGGATACTTGGTACACCCAGTGAAATGA